A DNA window from Mucilaginibacter xinganensis contains the following coding sequences:
- a CDS encoding FkbM family methyltransferase, whose amino-acid sequence MLIKKLFRFVFKDKQAIALKAWYNDNGDETLRLNYPGLNNSSVVMDLGGYEGQWANEIFIKYNCTVYVFEPYLPYAEGIELRFKDNSKIKVFAVGLGKTDADETLHISANRSSLFKKEGPKSEAAADYTTTIKIVKATDFIKQHGIDVISLMKINIEGGEYDLLEELIDEGTIQKIENIQVQFHDFFPAAVKRMKAIRKKLAVTHQLTYQYDFVWENWKLNAVVNTR is encoded by the coding sequence GTGCTCATAAAAAAACTATTCCGTTTTGTATTTAAGGATAAACAGGCCATTGCTTTAAAAGCCTGGTACAATGACAACGGTGATGAAACCCTGCGCTTAAATTATCCCGGCCTGAATAACAGTTCAGTTGTAATGGACCTTGGAGGATATGAAGGACAATGGGCAAACGAGATCTTTATAAAATACAATTGCACCGTATATGTATTTGAACCTTACCTGCCCTACGCGGAAGGGATTGAACTACGATTTAAGGATAATAGCAAAATAAAGGTATTTGCTGTAGGACTAGGCAAAACTGATGCTGATGAAACGCTTCATATCTCGGCAAACCGGTCATCCCTGTTCAAAAAGGAAGGCCCTAAAAGCGAAGCAGCAGCAGATTATACCACAACGATCAAAATAGTTAAAGCAACCGACTTTATAAAGCAACACGGAATTGACGTGATCAGTTTAATGAAGATCAATATCGAAGGCGGAGAATACGATCTTTTGGAAGAACTGATTGACGAGGGCACGATCCAGAAAATAGAAAACATCCAGGTTCAATTCCATGATTTCTTCCCGGCTGCGGTAAAAAGGATGAAAGCCATCCGGAAAAAACTGGCTGTTACCCACCAGTTAACCTACCAATATGACTTTGTTTGGGAAAACTGGAAATTAAACGCGGTGGTTAACACCCGTTAA
- the aroC gene encoding chorismate synthase, whose product MAGNSFGQLFRITTFGESHGEAIGVIIDGCPAQLAVDMDYIQGELDKRKPGQSKITTQRKESDTVKILSGVFEGKTTGTPIAMLIPNEDQRSKDYTHNVDVFRPSHADYTYQTKYGIRDHRGGGRSSARETAARVAAGALAKLLLKTQGIEIVAHVSSVGKIDAPNVEIKAAQEFIDEREKNIVRCADPATAEEMIEYIDSIRKQGDTVGGKVSCHILNCPVGLGEPVFDKLHADLGKAMLSINAVHGFEYGSGFSGSEMRGSEHNDIFIKNHLGDISTLSNYSGGIQGGLSNGMPIEFKVAFKPVATIMHNQATIDSEGNAAEISGKGRHDPCVVPRAVPIVEAMAALVLADHWLRNRNAILR is encoded by the coding sequence ATGGCAGGCAATTCATTCGGACAACTATTCAGGATAACAACATTTGGCGAGTCGCATGGTGAAGCTATTGGTGTAATAATTGATGGCTGCCCGGCACAGCTGGCAGTTGATATGGATTACATCCAGGGGGAACTTGATAAACGCAAACCGGGGCAATCAAAAATCACTACACAGCGCAAGGAAAGCGATACAGTAAAAATACTTTCAGGTGTGTTTGAAGGCAAAACTACCGGCACCCCAATTGCTATGCTGATCCCGAATGAAGACCAGCGCTCAAAGGATTACACGCATAATGTGGATGTGTTTCGCCCTTCGCATGCTGACTATACCTACCAAACAAAATACGGCATCCGCGACCATCGGGGTGGTGGCCGCTCATCTGCCCGCGAAACTGCTGCCCGCGTGGCGGCGGGTGCCCTGGCTAAACTGCTCTTAAAAACACAGGGCATTGAAATTGTTGCCCACGTAAGCAGCGTTGGTAAAATTGATGCCCCAAACGTTGAAATAAAAGCCGCCCAGGAATTTATTGACGAACGTGAAAAAAACATCGTTCGCTGTGCAGACCCGGCAACTGCGGAAGAAATGATCGAATATATTGATTCCATTCGCAAACAAGGTGACACGGTTGGCGGTAAAGTAAGCTGCCATATTTTAAACTGCCCGGTTGGTTTGGGCGAGCCTGTATTTGACAAGTTGCACGCAGATTTGGGTAAGGCCATGCTGAGCATCAACGCGGTACACGGTTTTGAGTATGGCTCGGGCTTTTCGGGCAGCGAAATGCGCGGCTCAGAACACAACGACATCTTCATCAAAAATCATTTGGGCGATATCAGCACCCTTAGCAATTATTCGGGCGGTATCCAGGGTGGTTTAAGCAACGGCATGCCTATTGAATTTAAGGTAGCCTTTAAACCGGTTGCCACCATTATGCATAACCAGGCCACTATTGACAGTGAAGGCAACGCTGCAGAGATCTCAGGCAAAGGCCGTCATGATCCATGCGTGGTTCCACGTGCAGTACCCATTGTTGAAGCAATGGCAGCCTTGGTGCTGGCCGATCACTGGCTGCGCAACAGGAACGCGATATTGAGGTAA
- a CDS encoding MFS transporter, with translation MFTSFIQLYKKAYSGLSRNSWFLSIVMLVNRSGTMVVPFMSIYCIKQLHFSIVEAGTVMSLFGVGSISGAFIGGKLTDKFGFYDLQVGALISGGLLFLVLGYQHTFLTVSIGTFILSLCNESFRPANSTAIAHYSTPENKTRSYSLNRLAVNLGWAVGAGLGGLIAAVNYHLLFWVDGLTNITAALFLLRLMPRSSVVNSIKKIEKGIVKISAYKDRIYLVFIFFSTLFAMCFFQFFIMEPVFYKLQWHFSESFIGFLMALNGILIGVVEMVLVHNLEGRRNGLLYIITGVLMGAFGFVMLVFLPAGTVAAIFIVLLMTFSEMLAMPFMNTFWISRSTDYNRGEYAALYTMSWSAAQVVAPLTGGLIIAYGGFSLLWWALCGLSMVAAGGYYLLYRLVKSL, from the coding sequence ATGTTTACCTCCTTTATCCAATTATATAAAAAAGCTTATAGCGGCCTTTCGCGTAACAGTTGGTTCCTTAGCATTGTAATGCTGGTTAATCGCAGCGGTACCATGGTGGTCCCTTTTATGAGTATATATTGTATCAAGCAATTACACTTCAGCATAGTTGAGGCCGGGACCGTTATGAGTTTGTTTGGTGTAGGATCAATAAGCGGCGCATTTATCGGCGGTAAACTAACCGATAAATTTGGCTTTTATGACCTTCAGGTAGGTGCCTTAATAAGCGGCGGCCTGCTATTTCTAGTTTTAGGCTACCAGCATACCTTCTTAACCGTTAGCATCGGCACGTTTATATTAAGCCTCTGCAATGAATCCTTCAGGCCGGCAAACTCAACAGCTATAGCGCATTACAGCACGCCCGAAAACAAAACCCGGTCCTACTCGCTCAACAGGCTGGCAGTAAATTTAGGATGGGCAGTTGGAGCAGGCCTGGGTGGCCTGATAGCGGCGGTAAATTATCACTTATTGTTTTGGGTTGATGGGCTGACAAATATTACAGCTGCCCTGTTTTTGCTGAGATTAATGCCAAGGTCCAGCGTGGTTAACAGCATAAAAAAAATAGAAAAAGGGATTGTAAAGATCTCAGCCTACAAGGACCGTATCTACCTGGTTTTTATCTTCTTCTCAACCTTGTTTGCTATGTGTTTTTTCCAGTTTTTCATCATGGAGCCTGTGTTTTATAAGCTCCAGTGGCACTTTAGTGAAAGTTTTATCGGTTTCCTTATGGCGTTAAACGGCATACTGATAGGGGTTGTTGAAATGGTGCTGGTCCATAACCTCGAAGGCAGGCGAAACGGTTTACTATATATCATAACAGGTGTTTTAATGGGCGCCTTTGGGTTTGTAATGCTGGTGTTTTTACCAGCGGGAACGGTGGCCGCTATATTTATAGTTTTGTTGATGACTTTTAGCGAAATGCTGGCTATGCCGTTTATGAATACATTCTGGATCAGCCGCTCAACAGACTATAACCGTGGCGAGTATGCCGCTTTGTACACCATGTCATGGTCGGCAGCACAGGTGGTTGCTCCGCTCACCGGTGGTTTAATAATTGCCTATGGCGGTTTTAGCCTACTGTGGTGGGCACTTTGCGGGTTGAGCATGGTAGCAGCTGGTGGGTATTACTTATTATACAGGCTTGTAAAAAGCCTGTAG
- a CDS encoding glycoside hydrolase family 2 protein has product MKKLILFALLCIACRFSFAQQASENYRLLLKEGWNMQSAVTDQSTGAKVSNTGFNTGKWYKVSVPTTVIAGLLANKVYDFDPFYGRNFERLNDARLDKPWWFRKQFKLPGSERGKNVVLKLQGINYKANVWLNGKLIADSTQVVGPFRIIELDITKQIKYNSPNVLAVEVKRPFDPNKRGGDLAIDYADWIHYPPDFNNGIINNVEIKTFRKVGVEYPLVTTKFDLPSLAVAHLEVDAIAVNYTDEPQDALVKGKINGNSSFEQKVRLLPRQKKQVTFNALNYPQLNIKNPRIWWPWEYGKPELNRIQLSIHSSGKISNELAENFGIRQVSSVMIDSNKARKFIINGKPIMLRGAAWSPDIFQRRSKERQEQELKLVRDMNMNIVRSEGKLEDDNFYAICDREGLLVMTGWMCCGAWQYPERWDAAKRTVAMASDSSVMYWLRNKPSMLTWLNGSDMPPRDKKVEADWLSIEADLKWPNPTIASANETPSKISGPTGVKMAGPYDWVPPAYWEADTGKYGGAWSFATEISPGPSIPPYESLIKFLPKDSINTRSLDWLYHCGTMQFGNTRIFDSALYARYGTSASIIDYLNKAQLQNYEGHRAMMEAYGLRKYNNATGVVQWMLSNPWPSLIWHTYDYYLYPAGTYFGMKKSLEPLHIMYSYKSNGVDIINSTLRQYNGLQVKASIYNLDGTLKYTKETTAEVAEDGTKECFRFPMIDGLSDVYFVRLELKNAKGKVESINWYWISGKKDELNWKKSTWYYTPQSNFADYKALGSMPKTTLNINSSTAKADAGGLYNISLTNTGKTVAFFLHIRMLKEKGGDDILPIIFEDNYITLAPGESRTIKCRYEDKYAGKGAPYILVNGWNIDAAGSKTGEHIGIEK; this is encoded by the coding sequence ATGAAAAAACTTATACTCTTTGCATTGCTTTGTATTGCCTGCCGGTTTTCATTTGCACAGCAGGCATCAGAAAACTATCGCTTACTGTTAAAGGAAGGCTGGAACATGCAATCAGCCGTTACCGACCAATCAACAGGTGCCAAGGTATCCAATACGGGATTTAACACCGGCAAGTGGTATAAGGTAAGTGTACCCACAACCGTTATTGCCGGCTTACTGGCCAACAAGGTATATGATTTTGATCCGTTTTATGGGAGGAATTTCGAGAGGCTTAATGATGCGCGGTTAGATAAACCATGGTGGTTTCGCAAGCAATTTAAGTTGCCCGGATCTGAAAGAGGTAAAAATGTAGTACTAAAGCTCCAGGGGATAAACTATAAAGCCAATGTTTGGCTTAACGGAAAACTAATTGCTGATTCAACGCAGGTAGTTGGTCCTTTCCGGATTATTGAACTGGATATCACTAAACAGATAAAATACAACAGCCCAAACGTATTGGCCGTTGAAGTAAAACGCCCTTTTGATCCTAATAAAAGAGGCGGAGACCTGGCAATTGACTACGCCGACTGGATCCATTATCCGCCCGATTTTAATAACGGTATCATAAATAATGTTGAAATAAAAACCTTTCGGAAAGTTGGGGTCGAATACCCGCTCGTAACAACCAAATTTGATCTGCCTTCATTGGCGGTAGCACATTTAGAAGTTGATGCTATAGCCGTTAATTACACAGATGAGCCGCAGGATGCTCTGGTAAAAGGTAAGATCAATGGTAACAGCAGCTTTGAGCAGAAAGTTCGTTTATTACCCCGCCAAAAGAAACAGGTAACTTTTAATGCGCTAAATTACCCGCAGCTGAACATTAAAAATCCACGTATCTGGTGGCCGTGGGAATATGGCAAGCCGGAGTTGAACAGGATACAGCTTTCAATACATAGCAGCGGGAAAATCAGCAATGAACTGGCAGAGAATTTCGGGATCAGGCAGGTATCTTCTGTTATGATAGACAGCAATAAGGCCAGGAAATTCATCATCAATGGCAAACCAATTATGCTGCGCGGTGCGGCATGGTCGCCTGATATTTTCCAGCGCCGTTCAAAGGAACGCCAGGAACAGGAACTGAAACTTGTGAGGGATATGAACATGAATATTGTTCGCTCGGAGGGCAAACTGGAGGACGATAATTTTTACGCTATATGCGACCGTGAAGGCTTATTGGTAATGACGGGATGGATGTGCTGCGGCGCCTGGCAATACCCCGAAAGGTGGGATGCCGCGAAAAGGACGGTAGCCATGGCATCAGACAGCAGTGTGATGTACTGGCTGCGTAACAAACCGTCAATGCTTACCTGGCTTAACGGAAGTGATATGCCGCCCCGGGATAAAAAGGTAGAAGCTGACTGGCTGTCAATCGAGGCAGACCTAAAATGGCCAAACCCTACCATAGCGAGTGCCAATGAAACCCCGTCAAAAATATCGGGGCCCACAGGCGTTAAAATGGCCGGTCCTTATGATTGGGTGCCACCCGCGTACTGGGAAGCCGATACGGGCAAGTATGGCGGCGCATGGAGTTTCGCGACAGAGATCTCGCCGGGCCCTTCAATCCCCCCTTATGAAAGCTTGATAAAATTTTTACCAAAAGATTCTATAAACACCAGGAGCCTTGATTGGCTGTACCATTGCGGCACCATGCAGTTTGGGAACACCCGCATATTCGACAGCGCACTTTATGCACGTTATGGTACCTCGGCATCTATAATAGATTATCTAAACAAGGCCCAATTGCAGAACTATGAAGGGCACCGCGCCATGATGGAGGCTTATGGGTTGAGGAAGTATAACAATGCAACAGGCGTAGTACAATGGATGCTGAGCAACCCATGGCCCAGCCTGATCTGGCACACCTATGATTACTACCTCTATCCTGCCGGCACCTATTTCGGCATGAAGAAATCGCTTGAGCCATTACACATTATGTATTCTTATAAATCAAACGGGGTGGATATTATCAACTCCACACTCCGGCAATATAATGGCTTACAGGTGAAAGCAAGCATTTACAACCTTGACGGCACGTTAAAATACACCAAAGAAACTACTGCAGAGGTTGCCGAAGATGGCACAAAAGAATGTTTCCGCTTCCCAATGATTGACGGCTTAAGCGATGTTTATTTTGTTAGATTAGAATTAAAAAATGCAAAAGGCAAGGTTGAAAGCATCAACTGGTATTGGATTTCCGGCAAAAAGGATGAACTTAACTGGAAAAAATCGACGTGGTATTATACCCCGCAATCAAACTTTGCTGATTATAAAGCTTTGGGCAGTATGCCAAAAACTACTCTTAATATAAATAGCAGCACCGCTAAAGCGGATGCCGGCGGGTTGTACAACATCTCGCTTACAAATACCGGTAAAACAGTTGCGTTTTTTTTACATATACGTATGTTAAAAGAAAAGGGCGGAGATGACATTCTTCCCATTATTTTTGAAGACAACTATATTACCCTTGCACCTGGCGAAAGCCGCACTATTAAATGCAGGTATGAAGATAAATATGCAGGAAAAGGCGCGCCTTACATTTTAGTAAATGGCTGGAATATTGACGCTGCGGGCAGCAAAACTGGTGAGCATATCGGAATTGAAAAGTAA
- a CDS encoding sugar phosphate isomerase/epimerase family protein yields MQIKFFCPKWGSDGITWDNFCAKVKAAGYDGIETPVPFDAGEKKDIAAAVTKHGLLLIVQYYQSFEKGFEAHKINFKKHLENLTGMRPLLIDSQTGKDYFSAGQNRELFEMAAAVTADSGVPIAHETHRNKALFAAHVTQALLTENPDVRITADFSHWCNVSESLLEQQQEAVDLAISRTIHIHARVGHAESAQVTDPRADEWQPEVAAHLLWWDAIIQQRLKNGARFTTITPEFGPAPYMPALPYTKMPVANQWDINVYMMELLRKRYAGKITGK; encoded by the coding sequence ATGCAAATTAAATTTTTTTGCCCCAAATGGGGTTCTGACGGTATCACCTGGGATAATTTCTGCGCAAAAGTAAAGGCTGCAGGTTACGACGGCATTGAAACGCCTGTTCCATTTGATGCAGGCGAAAAGAAAGACATTGCTGCCGCTGTAACAAAGCATGGCCTGCTGCTGATCGTCCAGTATTACCAATCGTTCGAAAAGGGTTTTGAGGCGCATAAAATAAATTTTAAAAAGCACCTCGAAAACTTAACAGGGATGCGGCCTTTACTTATTGATTCGCAAACGGGAAAAGACTATTTCAGCGCGGGTCAAAACCGGGAGCTTTTTGAAATGGCCGCTGCCGTAACCGCCGATTCCGGGGTACCGATAGCACACGAAACCCACCGCAACAAGGCGCTGTTTGCTGCACACGTAACCCAGGCGCTGCTAACAGAAAACCCGGACGTGAGGATTACCGCAGATTTTTCGCATTGGTGCAACGTATCTGAAAGCCTGCTGGAACAGCAACAGGAAGCGGTTGACCTGGCTATCAGCAGAACCATTCATATCCACGCCAGGGTTGGCCATGCGGAATCGGCCCAGGTAACAGACCCAAGAGCGGACGAATGGCAGCCGGAAGTAGCAGCACACCTGCTATGGTGGGATGCTATTATACAACAACGGCTAAAAAATGGCGCCCGATTTACAACCATAACCCCGGAGTTCGGCCCGGCCCCTTACATGCCTGCATTGCCTTATACTAAAATGCCGGTGGCAAACCAATGGGATATTAATGTTTACATGATGGAGCTGTTGCGGAAAAGGTACGCCGGAAAAATAACCGGTAAGTAA
- a CDS encoding prephenate dehydratase translates to MKNENLRVAIQGIRASFHEEAALKYFGENIQTIECNSFKQTFEALKNKNADYVVMAIENSIAGSILPNYSLLLSYAFPVVGEIYLPIQLHLMALPGVKFEDVKNVTSHPIAIRQCVDFFDEYPHLNIVESNDTAACAKRIRDEQLTDTVAIANTLAARLYGLDVLERRIESNKKNFTRFLILTHHENVVKKNPNKASLCFQVSNKVGALAKVLNIFAEQSLNMSKIQSMPILGKRNEYNFYVDVEWDDAKQYDTAIRQILKYTQNFNILGEYERHDEENSTLPKTVRNEKVPRTYINMKKMS, encoded by the coding sequence ATGAAAAACGAAAATCTGAGAGTTGCAATACAGGGAATCCGCGCTTCTTTTCACGAAGAGGCCGCACTGAAGTATTTTGGTGAAAACATACAAACCATTGAGTGCAACTCTTTCAAACAAACGTTCGAGGCATTAAAAAACAAAAATGCGGACTATGTGGTAATGGCTATTGAAAATAGCATTGCCGGTAGTATTTTACCTAATTACTCTCTACTGCTTAGCTATGCCTTCCCCGTTGTTGGCGAAATTTACCTGCCCATCCAGCTGCATTTAATGGCATTGCCGGGCGTAAAGTTTGAGGACGTTAAAAACGTAACCTCCCACCCTATTGCCATCCGTCAATGTGTTGACTTTTTTGATGAATATCCCCATTTAAACATTGTTGAAAGCAACGATACTGCAGCCTGTGCAAAACGCATCCGCGATGAGCAGCTTACTGATACGGTTGCCATAGCAAACACCTTAGCGGCACGGCTGTACGGATTGGACGTTTTGGAGCGTAGAATTGAATCGAACAAAAAGAACTTTACCCGTTTCCTGATTCTTACCCATCATGAAAATGTAGTTAAAAAGAATCCTAACAAAGCGTCGTTATGTTTCCAGGTGAGCAACAAGGTTGGCGCATTGGCAAAAGTGCTGAACATTTTTGCCGAGCAAAGCCTTAACATGAGTAAAATACAGAGTATGCCCATACTGGGGAAACGTAATGAATATAACTTTTACGTAGATGTTGAATGGGATGATGCCAAACAATATGATACTGCCATCAGGCAGATCCTTAAATACACGCAAAATTTCAATATACTGGGTGAGTATGAAAGACATGATGAAGAGAACAGCACTTTACCCAAAACAGTAAGAAATGAAAAAGTGCCGCGCACGTATATAAATATGAAAAAGATGAGTTGA
- the aroA gene encoding 3-phosphoshikimate 1-carboxyvinyltransferase: MKHNIILTKKGKSVKGTVQLTGSKSECNRALIIEALSNGKVKVENISDAADAVLLAGILRAEVKDRKLEISGADDSRIEHPLSEINVGPAGTAMRFLTAYLALQDEGVILTGSERMKQRPIGILVEALRELGAQIEYVENEGFPPIKLKGSLVQQSNKVSIKGNISSQYITALLLIAARLPFGLELHIEGDLTSRPYVEMTLAMLQTAGIQHTWQVNVIAIKNQDFTTTSLYIEPDWSAASYWYAIAALADEAELFLPGLTQYSLQGDSVITEIMANFGITSQFKDGGVYLQKEAKAISRKIFDLKECPDLAQTIVVICAALGHEATFTGLETLKIKETDRIKALQNELAKIGVKLTEKGQVYKLDCSEKQIPEYVFINTYDDHRMAMAFAPLALLIPQVEVEDADVVEKSYPAFWKDLEKVGFEAEATG; the protein is encoded by the coding sequence ATGAAACATAACATCATCCTTACCAAAAAAGGCAAATCAGTAAAAGGTACGGTGCAACTCACCGGTTCAAAAAGTGAATGTAACCGTGCATTGATCATTGAGGCGCTAAGTAATGGCAAGGTTAAGGTTGAAAACATATCAGACGCTGCAGATGCCGTTTTACTTGCCGGAATTTTGCGCGCAGAAGTTAAAGACAGGAAATTAGAGATCAGCGGTGCGGATGATTCCCGCATTGAACATCCGCTATCCGAAATAAATGTTGGTCCTGCCGGTACAGCTATGCGCTTCTTAACTGCCTACCTCGCTTTGCAGGATGAAGGAGTAATACTAACCGGCAGCGAACGGATGAAGCAACGCCCGATAGGCATTCTGGTGGAGGCATTGCGTGAACTGGGTGCTCAAATTGAATATGTAGAAAACGAGGGCTTTCCTCCTATCAAACTAAAAGGCAGCTTAGTGCAGCAGTCTAATAAGGTCAGTATAAAAGGAAATATAAGCAGCCAGTACATTACTGCGCTCTTGCTTATAGCAGCCCGGCTGCCTTTTGGTTTAGAGTTGCATATCGAAGGCGATCTTACGTCGCGCCCTTATGTAGAAATGACGTTGGCCATGCTGCAAACTGCAGGTATTCAGCATACATGGCAGGTCAATGTGATAGCCATTAAAAATCAGGATTTCACAACTACTTCCCTGTATATTGAACCGGATTGGAGCGCTGCCTCATATTGGTATGCCATTGCGGCATTAGCTGATGAGGCCGAACTATTTTTACCGGGACTAACACAGTATAGCTTACAGGGCGACAGTGTAATCACCGAGATTATGGCCAACTTCGGCATCACTTCACAATTTAAGGATGGTGGTGTTTACCTGCAAAAGGAAGCAAAGGCTATCTCCCGGAAGATCTTTGACTTGAAGGAATGCCCGGATCTTGCACAAACTATTGTAGTGATATGCGCCGCATTAGGGCACGAAGCTACCTTTACCGGGCTGGAAACTTTGAAGATAAAAGAAACAGACCGCATAAAGGCTTTGCAAAACGAGCTTGCCAAGATTGGGGTGAAACTGACAGAAAAAGGCCAGGTTTATAAGCTGGATTGCAGCGAAAAACAAATTCCCGAATACGTTTTCATAAACACCTACGACGACCATCGCATGGCGATGGCCTTTGCGCCGCTGGCCTTGCTAATCCCGCAGGTTGAAGTTGAAGATGCAGATGTGGTTGAAAAATCATATCCGGCGTTTTGGAAAGATTTGGAGAAGGTAGGATTTGAGGCAGAGGCGACAGGATAA
- a CDS encoding chorismate mutase: MKLNLNIQPLSSWIKTGSEPLLIAGPCSAETEDQLVATAHLLAKTGRVSALRAGIWKPRTRPGEFEGIGSIGLEWLKRAKAETGLPTAVEVATAKHVEEALKAGVDILWVGARSTVNPFTVQEIADALRGVDVPVMVKNPVNPDLSLWIGALERINNAGITKLAAIHRGFSSHEKSAFRNEPMWDLAIGLKTLAPELPLINDPSHITGNRDLIGYISQKALDLDMQGLMIESHIDPSVAWTDAKQQVTPDALVEIIKHLTLRKPEIRNSEVKDKLEELRNQIDKIDDLVIQKMAERMKIVEQIGNYKKDNNITILQVNRWDEILNKRTNYAKALKLNTDFTEKLLELIHAESIRKQTEIMNKDEAGQAADKLTHA, translated from the coding sequence ATGAAACTGAATTTAAACATACAACCATTAAGTTCCTGGATTAAAACGGGCAGTGAACCCTTATTAATTGCAGGGCCATGCAGCGCCGAAACAGAAGATCAGCTGGTAGCAACCGCGCATTTATTAGCAAAAACAGGCCGTGTATCGGCTTTGCGCGCAGGGATCTGGAAACCGCGTACACGTCCGGGTGAGTTTGAAGGTATTGGAAGCATTGGTTTGGAATGGCTTAAACGGGCTAAAGCAGAAACCGGCTTGCCTACCGCTGTGGAAGTGGCTACCGCGAAACACGTTGAAGAAGCTTTAAAAGCAGGTGTTGACATTTTGTGGGTTGGCGCACGTTCAACTGTAAACCCTTTCACTGTACAGGAAATTGCTGACGCTTTACGCGGCGTTGATGTACCCGTGATGGTTAAAAACCCTGTTAATCCTGACCTTTCATTGTGGATTGGCGCACTGGAGCGGATTAACAACGCAGGCATAACCAAGCTGGCCGCCATTCACCGCGGGTTTTCATCACACGAAAAGAGTGCTTTCCGTAACGAACCAATGTGGGACCTTGCTATCGGACTTAAAACGCTTGCTCCGGAATTGCCTTTAATAAATGATCCAAGCCATATTACAGGTAATCGTGACCTGATTGGCTATATCTCACAAAAAGCGCTTGATCTTGATATGCAGGGACTAATGATTGAATCGCATATTGACCCAAGTGTAGCGTGGACCGATGCTAAACAACAAGTTACACCTGATGCGTTGGTGGAGATAATTAAACACCTGACACTACGCAAACCCGAGATCCGCAACTCAGAGGTTAAAGATAAGCTGGAAGAACTGCGTAACCAGATTGACAAAATTGATGACCTGGTAATCCAAAAGATGGCTGAGCGAATGAAGATTGTTGAGCAGATAGGTAACTATAAAAAGGATAACAACATCACCATTTTACAGGTTAACCGTTGGGATGAGATCCTTAACAAACGTACCAACTATGCTAAGGCTTTAAAACTTAACACTGATTTTACAGAGAAATTGCTGGAACTTATCCACGCTGAATCTATCCGTAAACAAACCGAAATAATGAACAAGGACGAAGCAGGTCAGGCAGCTGATAAATTAACGCACGCGTAA
- a CDS encoding LOG family protein has product MKAICVFCGANFNGDPLLQQAIEELAAIMVSREITLVYGGGKVGVMGILADAVLNRGGKAVGVIPRFLMDKEVGHRGLTELHIVENMHQRKQLMNDLCDGIIMLPGGFGTLEEFFEVLTWLQLGLHTHPVGVLNVNGFYDLLLKQMDVMVEQKFLKPANRALVLTSGDAIELVNLMDNIEIKPDEVWFRDRNLT; this is encoded by the coding sequence ATGAAAGCAATCTGTGTTTTTTGCGGTGCCAATTTCAACGGTGACCCGCTATTGCAACAGGCAATTGAAGAATTGGCCGCAATTATGGTGAGCCGGGAAATTACCCTGGTGTACGGCGGCGGGAAGGTTGGGGTAATGGGAATTTTAGCTGATGCTGTTTTAAACAGGGGAGGAAAGGCGGTGGGAGTTATTCCCCGGTTTTTGATGGATAAGGAAGTTGGGCACCGCGGCTTAACCGAACTGCATATAGTTGAGAATATGCACCAGCGAAAGCAACTGATGAATGACTTGTGTGATGGGATAATTATGCTGCCAGGCGGTTTTGGCACGCTGGAGGAATTTTTTGAGGTTTTAACCTGGCTACAGCTTGGCCTGCACACCCACCCGGTAGGCGTATTAAACGTCAATGGGTTTTATGACCTGCTCCTCAAACAAATGGATGTAATGGTTGAGCAAAAATTTCTGAAGCCGGCTAACCGAGCCCTGGTTTTAACATCAGGCGATGCTATCGAATTGGTAAACCTAATGGATAATATTGAGATTAAGCCGGATGAGGTTTGGTTCAGGGATAGGAATTTAACATAA